One Leuconostoc mesenteroides subsp. mesenteroides ATCC 8293 genomic window, ATGACTGCCATTCCAACAAAGTAATGGCAAACGCGCACAAAGCGCAAGGAGAAAAAATTTTGAAATTTAGTGAATTAGGTTTGTCACAAGACATTTTGGATGCTATTACAACGCATGGATATGTTGAAGCTACACCAATCCAAGAAAAGACAATTCCATTAACATTAGCAGGACGTGATGTAATTGGACAAGCACAAACAGGAACTGGTAAAACAGCAGCATTTGGTTTGCCAATCTTGGAGCACATTGATTTAAATAATAAAAACATTCAAGCATTGATTGTATCACCAACGCGTGAATTAGCAATTCAAACAGCTGAAGAATTAAAAAAGTTGGGACGCGACAAGCGAGTTGATGTACAGGTTGTCTTTGGTGGTGCTGATATTCGCCGTCAGATCCAAAATTTGAAGTCACATCCACAAATCCTAGTTGGTACACCTGGTCGTTTACTTGATCACATTAACCGTAAGACTGTAAAAATTGATAATGTTCGTACATTAGTATTGGATGAAGCTGATGAAATGTTAAATATGGGCTTCTTAGACGATATTGAGGCAATTATTTCAAAGACACCAGCAGAGCGTCAAACACTGTTGTTCTCAGCAACAATGCCACCAGCAATTAAGCGTATTGGTGTCAAGTTCATGACGAACCCTGAACATATTCAAATCGAAGCAAAAGAATTAACAACTGATTTGGTTGATCAATACTTTGTTCGTATGCGCGAAAACGAAAAGTTTGATACTATGACGCGTATCTTTGATGTGCAGGCACCAAAATTGGCGATCGTCTTCGGTCGTACAAAGCGTCGCGTTGAAGAATTATCACGAGGATTAGAAGCACGTGGTTACCACGCTGCTGGTTTGCATGGTGATTTAACACAACAAATGCGTTCACGTGTGTTGGCTCAATTTAAGTCACATGAAATTAATATTTTAGTTGCAACAGACGTTGCTGCACGTGGTTTGGATGTGAAGGACGTATCTCACGTTTATAACTTTGATATTCCGCAAGATCCAGAATCTTATGTTCACCGTATTGGACGTACTGGTCGTGCTGGAGCTAAGGGTGTATCTGTCACTTTCGTTGCACCAAACGAAATGGATTACTTACGTGCTGTTGAAGATTTGACTAAGAAGCGCATGACGCCTCTTGAACCAGCATCTCTAAAGGACGCTCGTATTGGAAAGATTAACAATGCTGCTGGTGAAGTTGCTAAGTTAATTGATACAACTGAGGTTTCAGAAATTCAATCTCAGGTAGATGCGTTGACAGCAAAGTATAGTGCTGAACAATTAGCTGCTGCTGTATTATCTAGCGTTGCTGATTTAGAAAAGCAAAATACACCAGTTGAAATTACTCGTGAACGTCCATTACCACGTCGTAAGGGTGGTAATGGTGGCTCACGCGGTGGTTCACGTAATGGCGGCGGACGTCGTAATGGTGGTGGCGGTGGTTACCGTGGCAATCGCGAACGTCGTGGTAATGGTGACACCCGCGGTAATGATCGCCGTCGAGGCAGTGGCGCTGCTTCTAGCGAACGCCGTTTTGGAGATTACAAGCGTCGTGACGGTCGCTCAACTGAAAGTCGTCGCAACAGTAGTGGCGGATCACGTCGCGAATTTACTGTACGTGAAAAAGATTAATAAATTAAAATGCTGTTTGAGACATCTTTGTATGATGTCTTATGAACAAGTGGAGCTCAGCTATTATTGAGTTGTTATCCACACATTTTGTAACACGATGAAACCGTCCAAACATTTTGGACGGTTTTTAGTTGGAGAAAGTAAATGAAAACAGTTGAAGATGCCATATCTTATATTCATAACCGGCCAAAAGGTGGTCAAAAAGAGTCATTATACCGCATGACCACATTGTTAGCAGCCTTGGGAAATCCACAAAATGATTTACCATATGCCATACATGTCACTGGTACGAATGGTAAGGGCTCAGTATCAACGATGGCTAGTAACATTTTACGTGTGGCAGGTTATGATACTGGTTTGTTTGTTTCACCTTTCATCACTAATTTTCGGGAACGAATACAAATCAATAATGAGATGATTTCGAAAGATGATTTACTGCACGCTACTAACAAAGTCGCACAAGTGTTAGTAAACGTTGATGCAGAATTATATCCGGATATTCCTGTAGAATTTGAAGTTTTGACAGCGATTATGTTCACCTATTTTTCTTCAAAAAAATTAGACGCATTAGTGATAGAAGTGGGTATTGGTGGTTTACTTGACTCTACTAATGTGATGCCAAATACAAAGGTAGCTGTTATCACTAGCGTAGGATTAGATCATCAGAAAATGTTGGGTAATACAATTACTGAAATTGCATCACAGAAGGCCGGTATTATTCATGATGATGTTGCTGTTGTTACCGGTGATTTACCAGATGAAGCACGCTTGGTCATTGAAAAGAAAACCCCACATGTCATAAAAGGTCTGCGCCATGAATTTCAATCCGGATTGCCAGGAGAATATCAGATAGAAAACACAGCGACTGCTGTTGCAGCAGTACGTGCTTTTGCTCAGAATATTTCTGATGATACAATTCAAAAAGGGCTAGAAGAGAGCCACTTTTCGGGACGGTTTGAATTAATTGCACCAAACATTATGGTGGATGGTGCTCATAATGCTCAAGGACTTCGTGCTTTATACAAGTCGTTGTCAGTGGCATATCCAAAGGGAAAAATCACCTTGATTATTGGTAGTTTGATGGATAAAAATGTTACTGCTGAATTCAATGAAATATTGCGAGATGACAGATTTAATATTGTTCTTGTGCCATTTACTGGACCTAATGGCCGTCCTAGTTTATCCATTGAACAGACATTAAAACAGTATCAGGTATCTGCGATGCCACATTGGCAAGAAGCGGTTGAAAAATCAACCGCGGATTTAACGGTATTGACTGGATCATTATATTTTATAAGTGAGGTAAGAGAGCAATATGATAGATGATAAGTTATCCCCACGTTTGGTGCTAAGTGTCTTAGCGATTGGATTGCTGGGATTTACTGATATTATGTTAGAAACTGCCTTGAACGTCAGCTTTCCAATGTTGATGACAGAATTTAAGGTAACCTCTAGCACAGTACAATGGTTGACCTCAGGTGTCATCTTGTTGACAAGTATGGTAGTTATTTTGTCGCCATGGTTAAAGAAAAACTTCACCAATCGGAGCCAGTTTATTGTTGCCACGGTTATATCGATTGTAGGTGTGCTGATTGATGCTGTGAGTAATACCTTTGTGATTACATTGTTCGGCCGGTTGCTACAAGGGATTGGTGGTGGCGTTGGCTTACCATTAATGTATAATGTTATTTTCGAACAAGTTCCTGAGAAAAAGCGTGGCACGATGGTCGGACTTGGCTCATTAATTATTTCTTTTGCTCCAGCAATTGGTCCAGCTTTTGGTGGTTATCTAACTCAAAATTACGGTTGGCATATGGTCTTTTGGGTTGTGCTGCCCGTTCAAATTGGTTCTCTCATACTTGGGTGGGCCACAATCAAGCAAGTTTCAACAATTAAAAAAGAAAAATTAGATATTATTGGCTGGCTCTTGTTAAGTCTGTTTTTTGTCTCTGGTATTTTTGTCA contains:
- a CDS encoding bifunctional folylpolyglutamate synthase/dihydrofolate synthase — encoded protein: MKTVEDAISYIHNRPKGGQKESLYRMTTLLAALGNPQNDLPYAIHVTGTNGKGSVSTMASNILRVAGYDTGLFVSPFITNFRERIQINNEMISKDDLLHATNKVAQVLVNVDAELYPDIPVEFEVLTAIMFTYFSSKKLDALVIEVGIGGLLDSTNVMPNTKVAVITSVGLDHQKMLGNTITEIASQKAGIIHDDVAVVTGDLPDEARLVIEKKTPHVIKGLRHEFQSGLPGEYQIENTATAVAAVRAFAQNISDDTIQKGLEESHFSGRFELIAPNIMVDGAHNAQGLRALYKSLSVAYPKGKITLIIGSLMDKNVTAEFNEILRDDRFNIVLVPFTGPNGRPSLSIEQTLKQYQVSAMPHWQEAVEKSTADLTVLTGSLYFISEVREQYDR
- a CDS encoding DEAD/DEAH box helicase, translating into MKFSELGLSQDILDAITTHGYVEATPIQEKTIPLTLAGRDVIGQAQTGTGKTAAFGLPILEHIDLNNKNIQALIVSPTRELAIQTAEELKKLGRDKRVDVQVVFGGADIRRQIQNLKSHPQILVGTPGRLLDHINRKTVKIDNVRTLVLDEADEMLNMGFLDDIEAIISKTPAERQTLLFSATMPPAIKRIGVKFMTNPEHIQIEAKELTTDLVDQYFVRMRENEKFDTMTRIFDVQAPKLAIVFGRTKRRVEELSRGLEARGYHAAGLHGDLTQQMRSRVLAQFKSHEINILVATDVAARGLDVKDVSHVYNFDIPQDPESYVHRIGRTGRAGAKGVSVTFVAPNEMDYLRAVEDLTKKRMTPLEPASLKDARIGKINNAAGEVAKLIDTTEVSEIQSQVDALTAKYSAEQLAAAVLSSVADLEKQNTPVEITRERPLPRRKGGNGGSRGGSRNGGGRRNGGGGGYRGNRERRGNGDTRGNDRRRGSGAASSERRFGDYKRRDGRSTESRRNSSGGSRREFTVREKD